TGTTGAGGATCAGTCCATAGATTCCGAGCGAGACCCAGTTCAAAAGAGCCGTTGCACTCAGCAGCCACTGACCAACAGCGTTGAGTAGCCCAAAGACCGCTCCAGAAATCAGAGCTTTTCCAAAACTGTCGATTTCAACGCCGAGCAGCGGAATTTTAGACACGATAATCAGGCTAATGGTGACGAATAGCCAGATGATAATAAGCTGCGTAATGTCCATAGATTTAACAGGTCCTACAGGTGACAGGTGTACCGAGATTGATGAAGAGCCGGGCTGAGAGACGATCGCCCGTTAGGAAACATAGCTCCTCGGTTGGGTCATCTACAGGTTGCCCTTATCTTCAGTTCACCATGAACAGACATGCTCATGGTGAGCATCCGCCAAAACTGTATCATTTCAGCGGCTCTTTATAGAATCCTGTATGAGCGTTTTTCACGGCTCAGTCTGGAGGACGAAAGCGTCGAGGTTTGCCGCTCATCCCTTAGGGTGATTTTGTGCCAGAGGGTCTATCAGAAGGGGTTGACTGTTCTGAGCTCCTGGGTGGCGTGAGGGGATCAATATCTCGGGGATCAATCAAGGGCACTTCATTGACCCCTGATGGGCCATCGGGGGTCAAACGGTTCAAATCATCAAACTCTTGATTGAGCAACTCATCAAGGTCAAGGGATTCGCTATTATCCAGAGAGCTACCGCCCTGGCGATCGGGTAGGGTCGCTAGGGCAACGCGATCGCTCCCCGTCGAGCGCAACAAGTCTAGGACGCCTACTACTTCGTTGTAGCTGGCTGACCGAGATGCATAGAGCACAATCAACCCACTGGGGCTACTGACTTGATAGGTGAGGAGTTCGCGAATTAACTCCTGTTCCGTGACCGGTTGGC
The sequence above is a segment of the Candidatus Obscuribacterales bacterium genome. Coding sequences within it:
- a CDS encoding biopolymer transporter ExbD codes for the protein MKINMGSPDEETRIEILPMIDVIFCILTFFILAAMGLTRQAGINVDLPRASSGTSQMREMLIVSLDPIGQLYVDRQPVTEQELIRELLTYQVSSPSGLIVLYASRSASYNEVVGVLDLLRSTGSDRVALATLPDRQGGSSLDNSESLDLDELLNQEFDDLNRLTPDGPSGVNEVPLIDPRDIDPLTPPRSSEQSTPSDRPSGTKSP
- a CDS encoding phage holin family protein; protein product: MDITQLIIIWLFVTISLIIVSKIPLLGVEIDSFGKALISGAVFGLLNAVGQWLLSATALLNWVSLGIYGLILNTIVFGLAAKLVVGFRLRHGIWSALLGAFFMAIVMSIVGWVFSNLIGVSV